CTGTTGCAAGGGAAACATTTCACAGGTTAAGACATTGGCAGCTCCCAACGTGAAACAAAAAAGGCGTGGAGATCCACATCCTATCGGCTGCTTGCGCTTTATGACTTCTGGGGAAAAGGAAGCGCGTGGGGGGGGCGGGAAGGCAAATGTTAGTCTGGAGAGCTGATCGGAGAAATGCAGACAAGACAACAGAGGCCGATGCAAATGCTCACCAAGTCTGATCAACACATTCGGGATCCCTgcagggaggggagaaaaagctCAGAGCTGACACAAAACCAGAGAAGTTTAAAAATTACCACTGATgcctttgggttttgttttttttggcctagaGCGGGGAACTTTCGGCACTCCAGATGTTGCAAGCTGCAGGTCCCGGCAACCTCAGCCGGCATCACCATTAATGAAGGATGCAGCGGTGTCTGGAGGGCTTTGGCTTCCCAACTTACCCGGGAGTGGCGTTCTTAAAAGAAACTAGTCACTTCTCCATATCATACATTATAAGGAAATACTCTGCATGGTGAGCTCTGGGGAACACATTCAGGTCAAAGATTCTTACACACCTACGTTATCCATCCACTGAGGCTGTCTGCTATACCTCTACATAGCAGCTACTCTGAGCTCTTCTATTTTCAGTCAAGAGGCCCGGCAAGAAGTCATACAGAAATACAGGTGGCCCCCAGTGAGAGCTCTTCTTTAACTAGCCTGTGGAATCCAAAGTCTAAGAAGACTTCATGAGCTTTTAAATCAGGATTTACAGCAAATTCTCATTAGAGATCCACCAAGGAGTCCAGGGCCCTGGAGACTAGTAACGGTTGCCAAGATCACTAGTGGAAAATGTTGGCCAAAGCCAACAAGGGAGCTGCTGCTCAGGGCACAAACAGAAATCCTAAGAGACAGactaggaagatgatcttccaattAACCAGTAACTAGAGACCCAGGAAGGCTGTAGCTCAACCTTTACTTCGAACATAAACTaagtgggctgttttcaggcaagCTACTCTGGGCCTCGCCCCGCCCCTCCCTTGCAATATGGAGACAAAATATGAATATCAATTATTGCAGGGATCTGAAAATATTTCCAATAGAAACACCCTGAACAATTGAACAGCACCTATCAACAGAAGAGGGTTGCACTTTTATTCATAAGCCAGAAAAACAGATTACATGAGGGAagtgatgagagctaaatagttaTTTACTATTGGGAGAGCTGCTGCTGATGGGGAAGGTGGAAGGACCGGAGAGCAACCTCTGTCTGCTGCCTGACTTGCCGAACAGCTGGATGTTTGGCTAGGGAGATGCACTAACAGGGAAGGATGTCAGCCACAGGCCTAGTGGGAATTGCAAAATGCTGTCTTGGCGGCACCGAGGCGGGCTGCATCGGGAGGCACAATACCTGCAGTGGTGTTTTCTGCTGACAAGCCAGAAGACGCTGTCACAGCCGTAACAGTGCGCAGCCAGGTGATCGGGCAGCCACCGTGTCACCTACAAAGACAAGAGTAGCCCTTGCTTTCAAATGTTAACACCGACACGTGAGCACCAAAGCAACGAGACGACagcggggggaaaaaacaaacggATTGAGAAGCTCCAGCGtttgggagggaggagagaagaggagaaaacaCCTGAAGATTCTTCTGGCAGAGAAATCCCAAACCCAGGTGACTCGATCTCTGAGAAAGCCGTCACACGCTCCCTTCCCTCTGCACACTTCCGCGGGGCAAAGTGCCCAAATCCCCAAATGGCTTTCATCGCTTCCCAAAAGATGCAGAGCAGAAAGCGAGTGAGTCTTTTGACACGAGCAGAGAGGCGGAAAAGTTTTTGAGACGGCTGCAGAGTCGAGGAGGAAAGCTTGATCAAGACCAGTGTTAGGACCAGAGGGAGGGAATCACAGAGCGGCATCGTTAGTATATCGTGTGCTGATTAAGACAAGGAGAAGGCGCCGGAGATGGATGGAGGCCTGTACCTCTGTGTCCTGTTTATCCACCTGCTCCCAGCTGGCTTCAGAGAAAATCTCTGTACTGCAGCGAGACAAGCAGTTGTGATCCGGATTGCTTTCCGAGTCAGGCACTGAAGTCTGTTGGCAAACAAACAACAGCTGAGCATAACCTACTCCCAGTCCACGGAAGGGGTTAAGCAGCTGAGAACGGGGCCTCTTCTAGATCCGCTGTGGGGAGCAATCAGATCACAGGTTGGGAAAAGCCGGGGTGGGAAAACTGATCCTACCAACCTCTGGAACACGACCTCCCTCAGAACACACTGAGActggtgtctgtctgtctgtctgtcacaattatctatctatctatctatctatctatctatctatctatctatctatctatctatctatctatctatctatctatctatctatctaatctgtcatgtctgcctgcctctctctccctctcttctctagatctacctaccaacctaccatctctctctctctctctctctctctctacctacctacctatcatctatcttctctaTATTTACTTACCgacctactatctatctatctatctatctatctatctatctatctatctatcaatcatctatctatctatctatctatctatctatctatctatctatctatctatctatctatctaatctgtcatgtctgcctgcctctctctctctctcttctctatatctacctacctacctacctaccatctctatctatctatctatcatctatcttctctaaatttacttacctacctaccatctctaCTACCTACctagtatccatccatccatccatccatccatccatccatccatccatccatccatccatccatccactattatctatctatctgtccgtccgtccatccatccatctattatctatcatctatctgtccttatccatccgtccatccatccatctatccattaaaaaaaaaaccttacagcGAAAGAGATACACATTGCTATCTGAAAAGCAAACAACCATCTTGAAGATTTGTATCAACCTCAGCAGAAAGTATACTGAGAAAACTTGGACAAAGAATTCAGCAGGGAGCGGATCCTGGCCAGCCAATGGTTTtactcagatgacacaacagacTGTTGCTTCTGATTTAACTTGTTAGACCAGCCAGACTAGCTTTCTACTCCCAGTTTCCTTGTTACATGAATGCAGATCAGCATTTCTTAATCTTGCGaaattttaagacgtgtggacttcaactcccacaatcctcTGTTCAGTTCAACCAATTTCTAGTTTAATTTGACAAACCTGATTCGGTGAAGTTTGCCTTAACCAAATGGGAGGAACCAATTAGAGACTGAACATGATGGAAAAACACCCCTTTCCCcaaaagaaagaattaaatgaAGCTACTGTTAAAAATGGTCTCTCTTCCCAATCAAACATTTACTGATGAAATACATACACCTCCTTCAAAACAAAGTACTTAGCCTTTTAAATAGCCCTGAAGATGCCCCAAATGATTAAGAATTCATCCCACAGGACCAAACCAGAAAGCTGTTTCAGTTGGTGCCCCTCagtgctggggggagggggggcaacaGGGTAGAGatattctcccccctccccatatcACCTATCCTCTAAGTTTTTAGTTTCTCCTTTAATCTTCCATTGTTTCATACTATCTATCTTTTAAATCTTGTCACCATTTTGTAAGGCGCTCGGAGTCGCTCCGACAGCGAgaggggcagcatataaatttaataaataaaccaacTCCATCAGTGATAAGTCATCGATGGGCCGCATGTGTCCAGTGGCCGCCTTTGGTTTGGGGCTGTTCTCTGTGCTGCATTTCTGCCCTGGCCAGTGGGGTTGGCACCAGCGGATCCAAGCCGAGAAGAAGAAACGGTTGTACATACTTACCACTTCATCGCCGTACTCCCCGTTGAAGCGCCACGAGCTGTTCAGATACTGGCTTTCCAACCGGCTCTTCAGCTCCTGCACCTGCTTCTTCAAGCTCTCCACCTCCTGCTGGTGCCCGCTTTCAATCTGACGGAGGCGCTGCTGAATGATGTCGGCGTAGATGGGCATCCCGTCGTCATCCAGATGATTCCGAGCAGGCTGATCTGGGCTGCTCGCCGTTGGCTGCCGACCCGGGATGGCGTGAAGCCATTTGTGGTGGAGGTTCCTCAGATGCAGCGGGGTGGAGCCGCTGCAGCTGGCGATGGAGATTTGCCGGCCGAGGGGAACTTTCACCCTGCTTTCTTCCCCGTTCAGGCAGTGCCCGTTGGGCGCAGAGTATTTCTGAGGAGCAGCAAACCCTGCCGGGCTCTCGGCCGTCTTGTTCTCGGAGGCCAGGTCTCCATTGCACACCACCTCTTTATAGTCCGTTAAAGGCAAGGCACACGGGGAAGGGTTGCTGCTGTAAGGAGTCCTGTTTAGAGCTGCGGCCAACTTGTGCGCGTCCATCAAGTCCTCCCTCTCCAGCCGATTCTCCGCCGCCTGGGAAAGATCGCTGACACTGTTGTCCGCGGGATGACGCCAATGGGAAGACGCCTTCTGTACCCTATCTGCCCTGGCTCCCATTTCGGTTAAGGTCTCGGTTGAGCTCTCCATGTTTGGTGTGGCCGCCTCAAGTCCTACAGGCAacggtgggatgggatgggcagGACTAGGAGCATTTTCAGCTTCTGCTGAGCTACTACTAacaccctcttcctcctcctcctcctcctctcttgaaACTTCGCTATTTCCAGGATTGTCCCAAAAGCCAAGTGGCAGCTCTCCCCCCTGAGTTGGCTTCTGGACCGTGCAAGAGACACCTGGGTGACCCTCCTCTTGCCCCTGGAGCTCAGAAGCACCCTGTGATACCACCTGTTGATTAGAAACTGGATTGTCTAAGAAGGTTTCTGCATCCACGTCGGACTTTTCACAAACAGCAGCAGAACCAACCAGGTGTTCAGTCCTGTGTTCCTTCTCTAGCGCGagatccccttctccttccttccctgcccttTCCTGACTACCCCTCGCATTCTCCTCAAGGCTCCCTTCTTCTTTGGTGGCTTCTTGCAAGATGTTTTCCATCTGCCCCTCGGCCACCGCTACCGAAAGCTCTGCTCCCATCAGAGTCCTGCCCTGCTTGCCCAAACTTTCGCCCTCAAAGAGGTCGTCTCCCGGGTTCCCGAGGTTGCTGAGCTCCAGGGATCGGCGATGTTCCTGCCATTTCTCGTTGAGGCTGGGGTCGCTGCTACGCCGGTTGGTGGTGGCTACACCGCTGTCACAGGCTGTGGTCAGATTGTCAAAGGACCTGGTCTTTGGTAGCCTGCAGGAAAACAGCGAGAGCAATCGAAGGTAAGTTTAACTTTCTTATAAAGCTTTTACATAAAGAGGCTGGAAACCGTTGGTGGACTTTCTACCCGCTAAATATAATAAGAGATGGTTAACAGAGGGATTTGGAGATTAGTGTAATGTTTAACTTAACCTGTTGActgcttcccttcctcctctatctatctatccatccatccatccatccatccatccatccatccatccatccatctatctatctatctatctatctatctatctatctatctatcatctatcatctatctatctatttcccttcccttttacatgtgcatctgtgtgtgtgtgtatagtacgTACACATAAAAGGGGAGGAGAATTTACtactgcttttttcttttcttttcttttcagcaccCAGCCAGGTGCTGAATTTACTTGAatacttttcctctttttcctttgtacactattttttttttttttggttagggttgaatgtatatttttatcttgtttcattttgtttgtttgtttttctattttactttttaggATAAAaccataatatatttttttaaaaaaaatttaaaatgtaaatttaacTTTCAAGTAAGTTTACATTCAAGCCTTGCAACGTCGGCGGTCATAGCAGAGGGTGCTTTTCTGCAAACCAGTACATTTTTATGCGCTGTTGCTGTTGGTTCAAGGTGTGGCCAGTGAAAGACGCGCGGCAGATCTCCTGATATCGAGCTCACCTGCTCAGAGGCTGATCCTCAGGGTTGGCGCCCGGGACGGGATAAGGGGCACAGCTGTCATCCACAGGGGTGGAAGGTGAGGAGCAAGGCAGGTACACGGCACTCCACAGCATTAAATTGCGTACGTGGCACACAGGATACAGCACCTAAGAAAGACGGCCAGACTGAGCCCAGGCAGAACTTACAGTTTGTTCGAAGCTACAACGCCGCTGCGAAAAGGGACCTATgagcatttttcacccttatggccAGTGCAGAATACCCACGATTTATACTCGGATACTTGACAACTGCCtcacatttgtgacggttgcagtgatcATGCGATCACCTTCTGGCAAGCCaggtcaatggagaagccggattcacttcacaactgcgtgacttaacttaacaactgctcgcgattcacttaacaaacggtggccagaaaagtcgtaaaatggggcaaagcccaCTTAAAACAGATTTCCCGATTAGCAACATCAATTTCGGGCTCAACTGTggcggtaagtcgaggactgcttctATTTAAGCTGCAAGGGTAAAGCATTACGAAGTTGAGGTTCTGTAAattgtaatttattattattagacaGAAGCAAAGGAGCGGGCTCAAGCAGCCTTCACTTGTGGGGCGGGATGGAAAGTTATAAAGGTCTCTTCCATATAGAATGTACCAACAGTAATTTCTTTGGTTATGGATTTTCCCTTCCCTGATTATATTACTGACTCaaagtttggggggaaaaaattcaggCATATTAAGATTTTGAGCCTGACCCCTGCTGGTCAATATCAGTATGACAGATACTGTTTAACCGCCAATGGGTTGTTTTCAATTTTCTGCCTGTGCAATTCTCAGCTGTTGAGTATAGAGAGATGCACAGAAAAGTTagccagaaataaaaagaatttgcCTTCCTCTAATTAGGTACAACTGTGAAGAAATATCCCCCCTACTCCAAAGAGGGTAGAAATAACAAATAAAGCACCAATGCAGTAAAATAAATTAGGTAAGGCTGGAGGAGGCCCGAGAAGAAACCACCAACTAACTATGTGGCTTCCTGGATGATCTCAGTCGGTGTGATGGAATGAGCACCtggagaaagtggggggggggggagcaatccTGGCAGGAGCATTGTGGTTTCGCAAGGAGGAGGAAGTGAATTTGAGAGAGAAGAAGACCAAATTAGGAGAATGCACAGTTCCGAGTTggatgggggaggaaggaagagggttcaGGGGGAGGGGTGAGCCATGATGAGCTGTGGATTACAACAGGTCtatagcatggctggctcagaaattctgggagttgaagtccacaggtcgtaaagtttacagagtcagcctcttgcctccaacaatctgggtcctcattttaacaaccttggaaggatggaaggctgagtcaaccttgagctggtgagaatcgaactgctggcagttggcagagttaagctgcaatattgctttctaactactgcgcaccaaggaaggaaggagggaaggaagggagggagggagggagggaggagaaaagaaagagcaatagcacttagtcttatataccgcttcacagtgcttttacagctctctctaagcggtttacagagtcagcctcttgccccaaacaatctgggtcctcattttacccacatcggaaggatggaaggctgagtcaaccttcagccaatcaggatcaaactcctggtggtgggcagagttagcctgccataCTCTTATCTATTAAGTTAAGACgttatagctttagtttggcaagattctgtccattagacGCAAGCAAACGAAGGGTTGAACTTGGTTGGATTTGTGCCTGGGCTTGGGGCCATGACATCCAGCTGCCTCCTCTGCTGAAAACTGTGACAGTCAAACAGGGAAAAGAGGGGGAAGGGGGCTTAGGCCCCTTGGAAGAAAAGACTAAAGAATGAATAAAAACCAGTACATACAGATTCGGACTGGGAGGAGTAAAGGAGGTTTTTGAAGGCCTTGTTTCCTCCTCGCAGCAGGGACCACACTGAGCAGGTCCTTTCTTGGGTGTGCTTCTCGCCTCTCTCCTTCGCGTTGTTGCACAGGAATGTACCAAAGAGGCAGGAGTAGGTGTGTTGCACCAGCTTGACCTACAAGAAAGGACAGTCCTGAAACCTGGGCTGATAAAGAGCCATACGCCAAGGGAGAGATAATATATTCACTCGTTTACTTGGAGCCGATCGAGGTCTAGAAATACACACATGAACGGATTCAACCACCGGTCCCACGGCAACCTTATCCATCTTTGATGAAATGAACTTTTTCCAAATGTTCAAGGAAAGAAtgtacaaagaaagaaaaataaaccgTGCCCTATTAACTACAGTTATCTCATTCCCGTTCAAGAGGTGGTTGAAAATAAGATAATGAAAGATACAAAAAATGCCCGGAATGTTATCCTTCTGTTTCTTAAGATGTGCCTCATTCTGATGCTTTGCATTAGGAATCGGTACACACCACCTACAATTCTATATAGTCAAGTCCTACTGAATAGTGATTGGACCTACACCAAAACTGCAGCTAAATAGATCTTATCACTCACTTGGAACACGAAGAATATTCTTGGCTGATGAATTATTCAACTGAAAATGCCTCGCTGGGAGCTTACACAAAGAATTGTGAAAATTCAAACTTGTTTGAGAACTGGATGCAAAGTCCTCTAGTTTTCTCTCCTTGAGACTTTGCCTCAGAATTTGCAAGGCCTGCCCTTTTAACAGTTCTTTTGCTGTGAGGAGATCTCAAAGGAACCCACAAGTTGCAAAATTTTTGCCAACAGAGGGTGCAGCTTCCTCTTACACAATGTACAATCCACAACAATGGAACAGACTGTGTCAAAGATAAAGAGAAGAGCCCGAGAACGGCGATTCATCCCTCAAAACACTTACTTTTTTTGCCAGAATAAACAGCCAAGATGAACTGaagacacctcccccccccaaaaggtagGATCTGGACATTCAGCCAGATTGTGTAGACTCAACGCATTAAAACTGTTGACGCAGGAATTATTTGCGGGAAAAATAATCGCTTACAAGGAATGCTTCGTTAAACTCGAAGGAGCAGGGAAACTGCCTCTGGAGTTGATGGACGCAGTCGAGCCACTGCAGAAACACGGGGCAGCGTTCGTTGAGGTCATCCGAGTTCTCGCCGTGGCCACAGCGGTCGGCAAACTTATGGCCGAAGTCCAGCCATTCCATCTCCACCAGCACTTGGAAACCCTGCGGGAAACAAGTCCATCCTCTTTTGAGCTCCTAGATCCACTAAAGCCACTCTGAGACAACCGTAGCCCTGACAATCTacatcgggggtgggggtgggaagagtCTGATCTTTGCAACTTTTAaggcctatggacttcaactcccagaattccccatgctggctggggaactctgggagttgaagtccacaggtcttaaacttgccaaggttggacacccctgatctacatggaATCAAACCGCCATGTAGAAACCTCTGGGGAAATGTCAACACACCAAAACTGCTTTAGTGCCACAaggagggctgtgtgtgtgtgaactacTTCCGATTATGTCTCCAAGAGCCAGATCTCTGCCACTTGGTCTTCCCCCAAATTAACCTAAGTCCCTTCCGGTCTCCACCTGCTTCGCTCATCCTAGGACACAACTTTGTGTCTCTCGA
This genomic stretch from Ahaetulla prasina isolate Xishuangbanna chromosome 15, ASM2864084v1, whole genome shotgun sequence harbors:
- the MTMR3 gene encoding myotubularin-related protein 3 isoform X10 → MIPSCGFADLQLRFSKLSMIYSAAELESKGEDLALQLGSVMVPFLELHGESTEYVGRADEAVIALSNYRLHIKFKESVVNVPLQLIESVECRDIFQLHLTCKDCKVIRCQFSTFEQCQEWLKRLNNAIRPPSKIEDVFSFAYHAWCMEVYASEKEQHGDLCRPGEHVTSRFKNEVERMGFDMNNAWRISNINEKYKLCSSYPQELIVPVWITDKELESVANFRSWKRIPVVVYRHQNNGAVISRCGQPEVSWWGWRNADDEHLVQSVAKACASDSKSSSGKLVNGNCSREFSNGGDFSDAEFDSSISNASGAESLAIQPQKLLILDARSYTAAVANRAKGGGCECPEYYPNCEVVFMGMANIHSIRKSFQSLRLLCTQMPDPGNWLSALESTKWLQHLSVLLKSALLVVHAVDRDQRPVLVHCSDGWDRTPQIVALSKLLLDPYYRTIEGFQVLVEMEWLDFGHKFADRCGHGENSDDLNERCPVFLQWLDCVHQLQRQFPCSFEFNEAFLVKLVQHTYSCLFGTFLCNNAKERGEKHTQERTCSVWSLLRGGNKAFKNLLYSSQSESVLYPVCHVRNLMLWSAVYLPCSSPSTPVDDSCAPYPVPGANPEDQPLSRLPKTRSFDNLTTACDSGVATTNRRSSDPSLNEKWQEHRRSLELSNLGNPGDDLFEGESLGKQGRTLMGAELSVAVAEGQMENILQEATKEEGSLEENARGSQERAGKEGEGDLALEKEHRTEHLVGSAAVCEKSDVDAETFLDNPVSNQQVVSQGASELQGQEEGHPGVSCTVQKPTQGGELPLGFWDNPGNSEVSREEEEEEEEGVSSSSAEAENAPSPAHPIPPLPVGLEAATPNMESSTETLTEMGARADRVQKASSHWRHPADNSVSDLSQAAENRLEREDLMDAHKLAAALNRTPYSSNPSPCALPLTDYKEVVCNGDLASENKTAESPAGFAAPQKYSAPNGHCLNGEESRVKVPLGRQISIASCSGSTPLHLRNLHHKWLHAIPGRQPTASSPDQPARNHLDDDGMPIYADIIQQRLRQIESGHQQEVESLKKQVQELKSRLESQYLNSSWRFNGEYGDEVTSVPDSESNPDHNCLSRCSTEIFSEASWEQVDKQDTEVTRWLPDHLAAHCYGCDSVFWLVSRKHHCRDPECVDQTWNCGNVFCSSCCNQKAPVPSQQLFEPSRVCKTCYSSLHPSSSSLDLELDKPIAATSN
- the MTMR3 gene encoding myotubularin-related protein 3 isoform X8: MIPSCGFADLQLRFSKLSMIYSAAELESKGEDLALQLGSVMVPFLELHGESTEYVGRADEAVIALSNYRLHIKFKESVVNNVCKFAAYEISVPLQLIESVECRDIFQLHLTCKDCKVIRCQFSTFEQCQEWLKRLNNAIRPPSKIEDVFSFAYHAWCMEVYASEKEQHGDLCRPGEHVTSRFKNEVERMGFDMNNAWRISNINEKYKLCSSYPQELIVPVWITDKELESVANFRSWKRIPVVVYRHQNNGAVISRCGQPEVSWWGWRNADDEHLVQSVAKACASDSKSSSGKLVNGNCSREFSNGGDFSDAEFDSSISNASGAESLAIQPQKLLILDARSYTAAVANRAKGGGCECPEYYPNCEVVFMGMANIHSIRKSFQSLRLLCTQMPDPGNWLSALESTKWLQHLSVLLKSALLVVHAVDRDQRPVLVHCSDGWDRTPQIVALSKLLLDPYYRTIEGFQVLVEMEWLDFGHKFADRCGHGENSDDLNERCPVFLQWLDCVHQLQRQFPCSFEFNEAFLVKLVQHTYSCLFGTFLCNNAKERGEKHTQERTCSVWSLLRGGNKAFKNLLYSSQSESVLYPVCHVRNLMLWSAVYLPCSSPSTPVDDSCAPYPVPGANPEDQPLSRLPKTRSFDNLTTACDSGVATTNRRSSDPSLNEKWQEHRRSLELSNLGNPGDDLFEGESLGKQGRTLMGAELSVAVAEGQMENILQEATKEEGSLEENARGSQERAGKEGEGDLALEKEHRTEHLVGSAAVCEKSDVDAETFLDNPVSNQQVVSQGASELQGQEEGHPGVSCTVQKPTQGGELPLGFWDNPGNSEVSREEEEEEEEGVSSSSAEAENAPSPAHPIPPLPVGLEAATPNMESSTETLTEMGARADRVQKASSHWRHPADNSVSDLSQAAENRLEREDLMDAHKLAAALNRTPYSSNPSPCALPLTDYKEVVCNGDLASENKTAESPAGFAAPQKYSAPNGHCLNGEESRVKVPLGRQISIASCSGSTPLHLRNLHHKWLHAIPGRQPTASSPDQPARNHLDDDGMPIYADIIQQRLRQIESGHQQEVESLKKQVQELKSRLESQYLNSSWRFNGEYGDEVTSVPDSESNPDHNCLSRCSTEIFSEASWEQVDKQDTEVTRWLPDHLAAHCYGCDSVFWLVSRKHHCRDPECVDQTWNCGNVFCSSCCNQKAPVPSQQLFEPSRVCKTCYSSLHPSSSSLDLELDKPIAATSN
- the MTMR3 gene encoding myotubularin-related protein 3 isoform X18 — translated: MKAKVPFLELHGESTEYVGRADEAVIALSNYRLHIKFKESVVNVPLQLIESVECRDIFQLHLTCKDCKVIRCQFSTFEQCQEWLKRLNNAIRPPSKIEDVFSFAYHAWCMEVYASEKEQHGDLCRPGEHVTSRFKNEVERMGFDMNNAWRISNINEKYKLCSSYPQELIVPVWITDKELESVANFRSWKRIPVVVYRHQNNGAVISRCGQPEVSWWGWRNADDEHLVQSVAKACASDSKSSSGKLVNGNCSREFSNGGDFSDAEFDSSISNASGAESLAIQPQKLLILDARSYTAAVANRAKGGGCECPEYYPNCEVVFMGMANIHSIRKSFQSLRLLCTQMPDPGNWLSALESTKWLQHLSVLLKSALLVVHAVDRDQRPVLVHCSDGWDRTPQIVALSKLLLDPYYRTIEGFQVLVEMEWLDFGHKFADRCGHGENSDDLNERCPVFLQWLDCVHQLQRQFPCSFEFNEAFLVKLVQHTYSCLFGTFLCNNAKERGEKHTQERTCSVWSLLRGGNKAFKNLLYSSQSESVLYPVCHVRNLMLWSAVYLPCSSPSTPVDDSCAPYPVPGANPEDQPLSRLPKTRSFDNLTTACDSGVATTNRRSSDPSLNEKWQEHRRSLELSNLGNPGDDLFEGESLGKQGRTLMGAELSVAVAEGQMENILQEATKEEGSLEENARGSQERAGKEGEGDLALEKEHRTEHLVGSAAVCEKSDVDAETFLDNPVSNQQVVSQGASELQGQEEGHPGVSCTVQKPTQGGELPLGFWDNPGNSEVSREEEEEEEEGVSSSSAEAENAPSPAHPIPPLPVGLEAATPNMESSTETLTEMGARADRVQKASSHWRHPADNSVSDLSQAAENRLEREDLMDAHKLAAALNRTPYSSNPSPCALPLTDYKEVVCNGDLASENKTAESPAGFAAPQKYSAPNGHCLNGEESRVKVPLGRQISIASCSGSTPLHLRNLHHKWLHAIPGRQPTASSPDQPARNHLDDDGMPIYADIIQQRLRQIESGHQQEVESLKKQVQELKSRLESQYLNSSWRFNGEYGDEVTSVPDSESNPDHNCLSRCSTEIFSEASWEQVDKQDTEVTRWLPDHLAAHCYGCDSVFWLVSRKHHCRDPECVDQTWNCGNVFCSSCCNQKAPVPSQQLFEPSRVCKTCYSSLHPSSSSLDLELDKPIAATSN
- the MTMR3 gene encoding myotubularin-related protein 3 isoform X17, giving the protein MKAKVPFLELHGESTEYVGRADEAVIALSNYRLHIKFKESVVNNVCKFAAYEISVPLQLIESVECRDIFQLHLTCKDCKVIRCQFSTFEQCQEWLKRLNNAIRPPSKIEDVFSFAYHAWCMEVYASEKEQHGDLCRPGEHVTSRFKNEVERMGFDMNNAWRISNINEKYKLCSSYPQELIVPVWITDKELESVANFRSWKRIPVVVYRHQNNGAVISRCGQPEVSWWGWRNADDEHLVQSVAKACASDSKSSSGKLVNGNCSREFSNGGDFSDAEFDSSISNASGAESLAIQPQKLLILDARSYTAAVANRAKGGGCECPEYYPNCEVVFMGMANIHSIRKSFQSLRLLCTQMPDPGNWLSALESTKWLQHLSVLLKSALLVVHAVDRDQRPVLVHCSDGWDRTPQIVALSKLLLDPYYRTIEGFQVLVEMEWLDFGHKFADRCGHGENSDDLNERCPVFLQWLDCVHQLQRQFPCSFEFNEAFLVKLVQHTYSCLFGTFLCNNAKERGEKHTQERTCSVWSLLRGGNKAFKNLLYSSQSESVLYPVCHVRNLMLWSAVYLPCSSPSTPVDDSCAPYPVPGANPEDQPLSRLPKTRSFDNLTTACDSGVATTNRRSSDPSLNEKWQEHRRSLELSNLGNPGDDLFEGESLGKQGRTLMGAELSVAVAEGQMENILQEATKEEGSLEENARGSQERAGKEGEGDLALEKEHRTEHLVGSAAVCEKSDVDAETFLDNPVSNQQVVSQGASELQGQEEGHPGVSCTVQKPTQGGELPLGFWDNPGNSEVSREEEEEEEEGVSSSSAEAENAPSPAHPIPPLPVGLEAATPNMESSTETLTEMGARADRVQKASSHWRHPADNSVSDLSQAAENRLEREDLMDAHKLAAALNRTPYSSNPSPCALPLTDYKEVVCNGDLASENKTAESPAGFAAPQKYSAPNGHCLNGEESRVKVPLGRQISIASCSGSTPLHLRNLHHKWLHAIPGRQPTASSPDQPARNHLDDDGMPIYADIIQQRLRQIESGHQQEVESLKKQVQELKSRLESQYLNSSWRFNGEYGDEVTSVPDSESNPDHNCLSRCSTEIFSEASWEQVDKQDTEVTRWLPDHLAAHCYGCDSVFWLVSRKHHCRDPECVDQTWNCGNVFCSSCCNQKAPVPSQQLFEPSRVCKTCYSSLHPSSSSLDLELDKPIAATSN